From the genome of Triticum aestivum cultivar Chinese Spring chromosome 3B, IWGSC CS RefSeq v2.1, whole genome shotgun sequence, one region includes:
- the LOC123068787 gene encoding zinc finger protein 511: MQQNPAEAMEVSAPSEAGAPKDMGPWLGFWEVSRRRLTPDDPFFAAGDMERELLAKHVALDLSDDDRYQLEKMDVASVSMVCCPIAGCGAHLDCLEDFEDHYSTRHTASCSVCSRVYPTSRLLSIHISEAHDSFFQAKVARGFPMYECLVEGCGEKLKTYKSRQQHLVDKHQFPNSFEFFKRAQPSQRHRQKYHRRQTAYKGEETRDTVMDVDGKNPRQSKSKYRPKQRDHKEPKENEHCHKESKENEHHEKEAKESDMEVEQKIDELSSAVSRLSTADSVPSSVTFGHRRSRGLTFVPRSIRQNKQVSQPEAN, from the exons ATGCAGCAGAATCCCGCCGAGGCCATGGAGGTGTCCGCGCCGTCGGAGGCCGGGGCGCCCAAAGATATGGGGCCGTGGCTAGGGTTCTGggaggtgtcgcgccggcggttgACCCCCGACGACCCCTTCTTCGCCGCCGGCGACATGGAACGCGAGCTACTCGCCAAACAC GTTGCCCTGGATCTCTCGGATGATGACCGGTATCAACTTGAGAAGATGGATGTGGCGAGCGTGAG CATGGTATGTTGTCCAATTGCTGGTTGCGGTGCTCATCTAGATTGCTTGGAGGACTTTGAAGACCACTACAGCACTCGGCATACTGCTTCATGCTCTGTATGTTCAAGAGTGTACCCAACATCAAGGTTGCTGAGTATTCATATTTCTGAGGCGCATGATTCCTTCTTCCAAGCAAAAGTCGCTCGTGGTTTTCCTATG TACGAATGTTTGGTGGAGGGTTGTGGGGAGAAGTTGAAGACGTACAAAAGTCGGCAGCAGCATCTTGTTGATAAGCATCAATTTCCCAACTCATTTGAATTCTTCAAAAGGGCACAACCTTCCCAGCGGCATCGTCAGAAGTATCATCGAAGGCAGACTGCTTATAAGGGGGAGGAGACAAGGGATACTGTCATGGACGTTGATGGAAAGAATCCAAGGCAATCAAAATCGAAATATCGACCGAAGCAACGGGATCATAAGGAACCGAAAGAAAATGAACATTGTCACAAGGAGTCAAAAGAAAATGAACATCAcgagaaggaggccaaggagaGCGACATGGAGGTCGAACAGAAGATTGATGAACTGTCCTCGGCTGTATCAAGGCTGAGTACTGCAGATTCGGTGCCTTCGAGCGTAACCTTTGGCCATCGTCGTTCTCGTGGTCTTACTTTTGTACCAAGGTCTATTAGGCAGAACAAGCAGGTCTCTCAGCCAGAAGCAAACTGA